The following proteins come from a genomic window of Falco rusticolus isolate bFalRus1 chromosome 9, bFalRus1.pri, whole genome shotgun sequence:
- the TIAL1 gene encoding nucleolysin TIAR isoform X4, producing the protein MITEHTSNDPYCFVEFYEHRDAAAALAAMNGRKILGKEVKVNWATTPSSQKKDTSNHFHVFVGDLSPEITTEDIKSAFAPFGKISDARVVKDMATGKSKGYGFVSFYNKLDAENAIVHMGGQWLGGRQIRTNWATRKPPAPKSTQENNTKQLRFEDVVNQSSPKNCTVYCGGIASGLTDQLMRQTFSPFGQIMEIRVFPEKGYSFVRFSTHESAAHAIVSVNGTTIEGHVVKCYWGKESPDMTKNFQQVDYSQWGQWSQVYGNPQQYGQYMANGWQVPSYGMYGQAWNQQGFGVDQSPSAAWMGGFGAQPAQGQGAPVIPNQAGYGMASYQTQ; encoded by the exons cataCAAGCAATGACCCTTATTGCTTTGTGGAATTTTATGAACACAGAGATGCAGCTGCTGCATTAGCTGCTATGAATGGGAGAAAAATTTTGGGAAAG GAGGTCAAAGTAAACTGGGCAACAACACCAAGTAGCCAGAAAAAAGATACATCCA atcaCTTCCATGTGTTCGTTGGGGATTTAAGTCCAGAAATAACAACAGAAGACATCAAGTCAGCATTTGCTCCTTTTGGTAAAATATC GGATGCACGGGTAGTTAAAGATATGGCAACTGGAAAGTCAAAAGGCTATGGTTTTGTATCTTTTTATAACAAACTG GATGCAGAAAATGCTATTGTACACATGGGAGGCCAGTGGTTGGGAGGCCGTCAGATCAGAACTAACTGGGCGACACGGAAACCACCAGCCCCCAAAAGTACACAAGAAA ATAATACAAAACAATTGAGATTTGAAGATGTAGTAAATCAGTCAAGTCCAAAAAATTGTACTGTGTACTGTGGAGGAATTGCCTCTGGGCTAACAG ATCAGCTTATGAGACAGACTTTTTCACCATTTGGACAGATTATGGAAATAAGGGTCTTTCCAGAAAAAGGTTACTCATTTGTCAG ATTTTCAACCCATGAAAGTGCAGCACATGCTATTGTTTCAGTTAATGGAACCACAATTGAAGGACATGTTGTTAAATGTTATTGGGGTAAAGAATCCCCTGATATGACTAAAAACTTCCAACAG GTGGATTACAGTCAGTGGGGGCAATGGAGCCAAGTATATGGAAATCCACAACAGTATGGGCAATATATGGCTAATGGGTGGCAAGTACCATCATATGGAATGTATGGCCAAGCATGGAATCAACAGGGTTTTGGAGTAGA ccaATCTCCATCTGCTGCCTGGATGGGTGGATTTGGTGCTCAGCCTGCCCAGGGACAAGGTGCTCCTGTAATACCTAACCAAGCTGGATATGGTATGGCAAGCTACCAAACACAGTGA
- the TIAL1 gene encoding nucleolysin TIAR isoform X5 produces the protein MDARVVKDMATGKSKGYGFVSFYNKLDAENAIVHMGGQWLGGRQIRTNWATRKPPAPKSTQENNTKQLRFEDVVNQSSPKNCTVYCGGIASGLTDQLMRQTFSPFGQIMEIRVFPEKGYSFVRFSTHESAAHAIVSVNGTTIEGHVVKCYWGKESPDMTKNFQQVDYSQWGQWSQVYGNPQQYGQYMANGWQVPSYGMYGQAWNQQGFGVDQSPSAAWMGGFGAQPAQGQGAPVIPNQAGYGMASYQTQ, from the exons AT GGATGCACGGGTAGTTAAAGATATGGCAACTGGAAAGTCAAAAGGCTATGGTTTTGTATCTTTTTATAACAAACTG GATGCAGAAAATGCTATTGTACACATGGGAGGCCAGTGGTTGGGAGGCCGTCAGATCAGAACTAACTGGGCGACACGGAAACCACCAGCCCCCAAAAGTACACAAGAAA ATAATACAAAACAATTGAGATTTGAAGATGTAGTAAATCAGTCAAGTCCAAAAAATTGTACTGTGTACTGTGGAGGAATTGCCTCTGGGCTAACAG ATCAGCTTATGAGACAGACTTTTTCACCATTTGGACAGATTATGGAAATAAGGGTCTTTCCAGAAAAAGGTTACTCATTTGTCAG ATTTTCAACCCATGAAAGTGCAGCACATGCTATTGTTTCAGTTAATGGAACCACAATTGAAGGACATGTTGTTAAATGTTATTGGGGTAAAGAATCCCCTGATATGACTAAAAACTTCCAACAG GTGGATTACAGTCAGTGGGGGCAATGGAGCCAAGTATATGGAAATCCACAACAGTATGGGCAATATATGGCTAATGGGTGGCAAGTACCATCATATGGAATGTATGGCCAAGCATGGAATCAACAGGGTTTTGGAGTAGA ccaATCTCCATCTGCTGCCTGGATGGGTGGATTTGGTGCTCAGCCTGCCCAGGGACAAGGTGCTCCTGTAATACCTAACCAAGCTGGATATGGTATGGCAAGCTACCAAACACAGTGA
- the TIAL1 gene encoding nucleolysin TIAR isoform X3: MITEQPDSRRVNSSVGFSVLQHTSNDPYCFVEFYEHRDAAAALAAMNGRKILGKEVKVNWATTPSSQKKDTSNHFHVFVGDLSPEITTEDIKSAFAPFGKISDARVVKDMATGKSKGYGFVSFYNKLDAENAIVHMGGQWLGGRQIRTNWATRKPPAPKSTQENNTKQLRFEDVVNQSSPKNCTVYCGGIASGLTDQLMRQTFSPFGQIMEIRVFPEKGYSFVRFSTHESAAHAIVSVNGTTIEGHVVKCYWGKESPDMTKNFQQVDYSQWGQWSQVYGNPQQYGQYMANGWQVPSYGMYGQAWNQQGFGVDQSPSAAWMGGFGAQPAQGQGAPVIPNQAGYGMASYQTQ; the protein is encoded by the exons caaCCCGATAGCAGAAGGGTCAACTCTTCTgttggattttctgttttgcagcataCAAGCAATGACCCTTATTGCTTTGTGGAATTTTATGAACACAGAGATGCAGCTGCTGCATTAGCTGCTATGAATGGGAGAAAAATTTTGGGAAAG GAGGTCAAAGTAAACTGGGCAACAACACCAAGTAGCCAGAAAAAAGATACATCCA atcaCTTCCATGTGTTCGTTGGGGATTTAAGTCCAGAAATAACAACAGAAGACATCAAGTCAGCATTTGCTCCTTTTGGTAAAATATC GGATGCACGGGTAGTTAAAGATATGGCAACTGGAAAGTCAAAAGGCTATGGTTTTGTATCTTTTTATAACAAACTG GATGCAGAAAATGCTATTGTACACATGGGAGGCCAGTGGTTGGGAGGCCGTCAGATCAGAACTAACTGGGCGACACGGAAACCACCAGCCCCCAAAAGTACACAAGAAA ATAATACAAAACAATTGAGATTTGAAGATGTAGTAAATCAGTCAAGTCCAAAAAATTGTACTGTGTACTGTGGAGGAATTGCCTCTGGGCTAACAG ATCAGCTTATGAGACAGACTTTTTCACCATTTGGACAGATTATGGAAATAAGGGTCTTTCCAGAAAAAGGTTACTCATTTGTCAG ATTTTCAACCCATGAAAGTGCAGCACATGCTATTGTTTCAGTTAATGGAACCACAATTGAAGGACATGTTGTTAAATGTTATTGGGGTAAAGAATCCCCTGATATGACTAAAAACTTCCAACAG GTGGATTACAGTCAGTGGGGGCAATGGAGCCAAGTATATGGAAATCCACAACAGTATGGGCAATATATGGCTAATGGGTGGCAAGTACCATCATATGGAATGTATGGCCAAGCATGGAATCAACAGGGTTTTGGAGTAGA ccaATCTCCATCTGCTGCCTGGATGGGTGGATTTGGTGCTCAGCCTGCCCAGGGACAAGGTGCTCCTGTAATACCTAACCAAGCTGGATATGGTATGGCAAGCTACCAAACACAGTGA